TGGCGGTGGGCCTGCTGACCCACAATGTCGTGGGCCAGCTCGTGGTCGGCCTCCTGCTGCGCATCGTCCTGACGCACCACAGCACCTTCCTCATCAATTCCGCCGCCCACTGGTTCGGCACCCAACCCTACACAGATGCCAACAGCGCCCGCGACAATGCGCTGCTGGCCCCCTTCACCTTCGGCGAGGGCTATCACAACTTCCACCACATGTGGCAGTGGGACTACCGCAACGGCCCCCGCTGGTACCAGTGGGACCCGGCGAAGTGGCTCATTGCCGCCGGAGCCTGGGTGGGCCTCACTCGGGGCTTGCGGCGGGTCTCCGCCACGGAGGTGCAGCGCGCCCGGGTGGCCATGGAAGCCCGGCGATTGGCGGCGGCGCTCACCCGGGATGCCTTCCAGGCCAGGCGGGCCCTGGAAGAGGCCCGCTTCCACATCGACGCGTCCCTTACCGCCTTCCAGGCCTGTCTCGACGCCTGGCCCGCGAGGAAGGCCGAGTGGAAGGCGAAGGGCCTCGCCAAGGCCGATGCCTGGCGCATGCTTCGGACCGAGTGGAAACACCAGCGGCTCCAGCAACGCCGCGTGCTCCGGGAAGCCTGGATGGGGTGGAACCAGGCGCGGCTGCAGGCCAAGCGGCAGGTGCTGACCTGAAAATCCGGCCGAAAGCAGGGTGGTTATGAGAGGAGATGGTCGAAGAGGCCCGGCTCGGTCACTTGCTGCCCCTGCACCGGGTGGATCGAGGGATCCCCGGCCTTCACGAGCGATCCCGCCCGCACGCCCAGCAGGCGCAGCTTCCGGTCGAGGGGCGCCCGCCTCAGGGCGGCGCGGGCCGCCTCGCGCAGCGATAGTGCATCCGCCACCGCCACCGCGAGGGCCTGATCCCGGGTGACGGTGGTGAAATCTTCAAAGCGCAGCTTGATGCCGATGGCATGGGCCCGAAGGCCCTTGCGCTCCAGATCCCCGGCGAGCCGCTCGCACAGGTCGAGCAGAATGCGTGACAAGTCCTCCCGATCCAGCCGCGCGTGGAGGTCCCGCTCGAA
The window above is part of the Geothrix sp. genome. Proteins encoded here:
- a CDS encoding acyl-CoA desaturase, with product MVHRTPRSWLNTLFLVGTLSLALILVPWKVAVQGLRWSEGAVLLAMYSATGLAITVGYHRLFSHRAFQAAWPVRLAVLLFGAAAFQNSAIAWCSDHRHHHRFVDDPERDPYPVKRGFWYAHWIWVMEAKDRPLEAIGDLERDPLLRWQRRYHFWIGGAVAALPVLAVGLLTHNVVGQLVVGLLLRIVLTHHSTFLINSAAHWFGTQPYTDANSARDNALLAPFTFGEGYHNFHHMWQWDYRNGPRWYQWDPAKWLIAAGAWVGLTRGLRRVSATEVQRARVAMEARRLAAALTRDAFQARRALEEARFHIDASLTAFQACLDAWPARKAEWKAKGLAKADAWRMLRTEWKHQRLQQRRVLREAWMGWNQARLQAKRQVLT